The following coding sequences lie in one Ctenopharyngodon idella isolate HZGC_01 chromosome 11, HZGC01, whole genome shotgun sequence genomic window:
- the dtx3lb.3 gene encoding E3 ubiquitin-protein ligase DTX3L isoform X2, translating to MPDYGSGAVGGPVWDDGVNFRRQIDTGFNEESKDSSSHDSKDAHAEEETCAICMDSFTDKKKLKCGHEFCRECIRMSVESLGSICPVCKEVFGILEGNQPNGTMNVTTSRMSLPGYPDCGTIEITYDIPSGIQTKKHPNPGKPFLGANRQAYLPNNREGKEVLSLLDRAFKQKLIFTVGKSTTTGAENVVTWNDIYHKTNKYGGPESYGYPDPHYLKIVKDELKAKGIE from the exons ATGCCTGATTATGGATCAGGAGCAGTGGGAGGACCAGTATGGGATGATGGAGTGAATTTTAGAAGACAAATTGATACTGGTTTCAATGAAGAATCAAAAGACAGTTCTAGTCATGACAGTAAAGATGCTCATGCTGAAGAGGAGACGTGTGCTATTTGTATGGACAGCTTCACCGACaagaaaaaactgaaatgtgGACATGAATTCTGTCGGGAATGTATAAGAATGTCAGTGGAGAGTCTTGGATCCATCTGTCCTGTGTGTAAGGAAGTGTTTGGGATATTGGAGGGGAACCAACCGAATGGAACAATGAATGTAACAACAAGCAGAATGAGTCTTCCTGGATATCCAGATTGTGGCACTATTGAAATTACCTACGACATACCCAGTGGTATTCAAACG aAGAAGCATCCAAACCCAGGAAAGCCTTTTCTTGGGGCAAATCGTCAAGCGTACTTGCCAAACAACCGTGAAGGAAAAGAAGTGCTCTCACTGCTGGACAGGGCTTTTAAACAGAAACTGATCTTTACTGTCGGGAAATCAACAACTACGGGTGCAGAGAATGTGGTCACCTGGAATGATATTTATCATAAGACCAATAAATACGGTGGGCCAGAAAG TTATGGCTATCCAGACCCTCACTACCTGAAGATAGTGAAAGATGAGTTAAAGGCCAAAGGCATTGAATGA
- the dtx3lb.3 gene encoding uncharacterized protein dtx3lb.3 isoform X1, translating to MSQEQPEPVDIDQYDLYTAGTEGQDSITTLDDTKHQNVTMNQLYLLPEEDIYTARDERPQPSAPLDIAKFIIKVDWTDPFPNRWRATLQKALQSCLLRLEGKPSVLSLKLMDDPSCAEVQITPSTALEALKKLRSIPLKFKHENKEVTAWICPDETQCVTVPCQTSMLYENGIPSSKVIGSMPVTAASEDTNNFEDVAVSVRAPNKAETTNTDKMSSETPAVLTVPLYEFWYMHHTYRKELEQFEKQHGVSICAEVSVSIKHIQSSSPDSVSKTTEDFQTLVQRCTDSFSDAAINHNMNSDIVKQALQDIQSEESKMMFTMSASNCLFFGPKKFTDAIKRETTKLEQKYKDKLQKSVFDDKKKQLISYSGDIPHATGIKWNPMPDYGSGAVGGSVRDEGVNFRRQSEADTGFNEDSKDNSRHESKDAHAEEETCAICMDSFTHKKKLKCGHEFCRECISASEKSLGSICPVCKEVYGKLEGNQPNGTMTITKSRSSLPGYPLCDTIEITYNIPSGVQTEKHPNPGKPFNGTNRQAYLPDNHEGKEVLTLLQRAFQQKLIFTIRKCTTGAENVVTWNDIHHKTSKYGGPKCFGYPDPDYLKRVKDELKAKGIETETTGLDSQFKDKLQKNVFDGKMKKSTGYSRESNGIRCLIMDQEQWEDQYGMME from the exons GACTTATATACAGCAGGCACAGAGGGTCAAGACTCCATAACAACTCTGGATGACACAAAGCATCAAAACGTCACAATGAATCAGCTATACTTACTGCCAGAAGAG GACATTTATACAGCTCGAGATGAAAGGCCACAACCTTCAGCACCACTGGACATTGCTAAATTTATAATCAAAGTGGACTGGACAGACCCATTTCCAAACAGATGGAGAGCAACATTACAGAAAGCCCTTCAGAGCTGTTTGCTCAGACTGGAAGGAAAACCATCTGTCCTCAGCCTTAAACTCATGGATGATCCATCCTGTGCAGAGGTGCAGATAACACCATCAACAG CTCTAGAAGCTTTAAAAAAGCTCAGGTCTATACCTTTGAagtttaaacatgaaaataaggAAGTGACTGCATGGATTTGTCCGGATGAAACACAGTGTGTGACTGTACCATGCCAGACGTCCATGCTGTACGAGAATGGAATTCCTTCATCAAAG GTGATTGGCTCTATGCCTGTGACTGCAGCATCAGAAGACACTAATAATTTTGAGGACGTTGCTGTATCTGTTAGAGCTCCAAACAAAGCTGAGACCACTAACACTGATAAAATGAGCTCTGAGACACCAGCTGTACTGACTGTCCCCCTTTATGAGTTCTGGTACATGCATCACACTTACAGAAAAGAGTTAGAACAATTTGAGAAACAGCATGGAGTCTCTATTTGTGCAGAAGTGTCCGTCTCAATCAAACATATCCAGAGCTCAAGCCCTGATTCTGTGTCTAAAACCACTGAGGACTTTCAGACACTTGTTCAGAGATGTACGGATAGTTTTAGTGACGCTGCCATAAATCATAACATGAATTCAGATATTGTGAAGCAGGCCCTTCAGGACATTCAATCAGAGGAGTCAAAGATGATGTTCACCATGTCTGCCAGTAACTGTCTGTTCTTTGGGCCGAAGAAATTTACAGATGCGATTAAAAGAGAGACAACAAAACTGGAACAAAAATATAAGGACAAACTTCAGAAGAGTGTGTTTGATGACAAGAAGAAGCAATTGATAAGTTACTCAGGGGACATTCCTCATGCAACAGGAATCAAATGGAATCCGATGCCTGATTATGGATCAGGAGCAGTGGGTGGATCAGTACGGGATGAGGGAGTAAATTTTAGAAGACAAAGTGAAGCAGATACTGGATTTAATGAAGATTCAAAAGACAATTCTAGACATGAGAGTAAAGATGCTCATGCTGAAGAGGAGACGTGTGCTATTTGTATGGACAGCTTCACCCACaagaaaaaactgaaatgtgGACATGAATTCTGTCGGGAATGTATAAGTGCATCAGAAAAGAGTCTGGGATCCATCTGTCCTGTGTGTAAGGAAGTGTATGGGAAATTGGAGGGAAACCAACCGAATGGAACAATGACTATAACAAAGAGCAGATCAAGTCTCCCTGGATATCCACTATGTGACACTATTGAAATCACCTACAACATTCCTAGTGGTGTTCAAACG GAGAAGCATCCAAACCCAGGAAAGCCTTTTAATGGGACAAATCGTCAAGCGTACTTGCCAGACAATCATGAAGGAAAAGAAGTGCTCACACTGCTGCAGAGGGCTTTTCAACAGAAACTGATCTTTACTATTAGGAAATGTACTACAGGTGCAGAGAATGTGGTCACCTGGAATGATATTCATCATAAGACCAGTAAATATGGTGGGCCTAAATG TTTTGGTTATCCAGACCCTGACTACTTGAAGAGAGTGAAAGATGAGTTAAAGGCCAAAGGCATTGAAACAGAAACAACAGGACTGGACAGCCAATTCAAAGACAAACTTCAGAAGAACGTGTTTGATGGCAAGATGAAGAAATCGACTGGTTACTCAAGAGAATCAAATGGAATCAGATGCCTGATTATGGATCAGGAGCAGTGGGAGGACCAGTATGGGATGATGGAGTGA